GGATTGAAACAATAAATTGAGATTTAAATTCGTCATCAGTGTCTTAGAAAACAAGATACAGGCTCTAGGTAAACTCGTGTTCAATTTCCGTGAAAAATTCCGAGTAAAGAAAAATAACACGTtagattaatattttatttgattaaaatGTACAATGTTAAACATTTAAATGAATCGATGCATTAAAaagataaataattaaaaatcaattgtaCAGTTCTTTTTCGTTTTCTAACACACAACACGTATCAAAAATCCGATTCATCCGCAGCacctaaaacaaaataaaacgtTCCATTGTAagcaatatttaatttttttatttaaaaaaaaatctattttaggtaggtatttaacaTTTACGTCTTTTTGGTCTTTTCTCAGTGATAATGCTGAAAATACACATAAGATGAAATTTCTATGCATCAATCAAGTTTACCAAATACgtgagatcaaaaaaaaaaggtaagttaTCAATCCATcagttaaaattgaaataaaaagttattgaaattggatgagtaaaaatcaaaaaaaaaaaaaatcaacaccataacaaaaaaaaaaccttgaattcaaatcaaatgTTCAAACTACTCGTAGTACACAAGCACAGTAATACGATCAAAGAATATAAACTTTGCAgcctttgaaattgaaaaagccAATATTGTAAGCATCAGTGTTGAAAATATACCaagtaaaaaatatgaatatgtgacgcggcatacGAAAAGGTTACCCCAGTTATCCTGAGGAAAAAcgtagttttgagaaaaacgcgttttaaactttttgaagcgttttttccatttttcaaaaagtattttcatcAGTAATATTTCAAcgtataggtattgaaaaaaaaaacaaaaaaaaaatttttttttgaaaatttttcttggagCTACCTCACTTTAGAGCCATTTTTCACAGGTTAAACGTCAAGATAGCGAACTGGCGATGGTTTTATCGTATTCTACGgtcaattttacataaaaatagcaaataaaaaaatccatttttttgggtttttttggtcggggtaaccttttcgtatgccgcgtcacatattACAAAAATACACAGTGAATAGAAGAATAAATTAATGGTGGGGATTATTCGTCAAACGAAGAGTATAGGTATAAATGatcagaattttctcaatagAACATACGAActcttcaaaaactttaaacacAAACACTGCAAATTagttgaaatctcaaaaatggtgaaattaggtaggtaattttgagCTAGAAAGTTGGGATGTGGTGATTCATCATAAGGTTTGCTCATCATGCTGCATAGTGTAATACACTTTCATCGAATTGGAAATTAGAATATATTTGCAAAACGTTAGGTtagattttcttttttagatAAACTTTTGGCATTAGCTGAAGCTCTGTAGTAGTTAGTCGATGCATAATCTGTGTAATTACTCGCGCGTGTGTTTTTTCAATCTAACCTAACCGAagtattttgccatttttgatcGATGTTGTTTAGATAAGTGTAATATTTAACACTATGGCAGCCAGAATTGTATGTAAAACACCCAACTTTCTGAGTGCGcgaaaaagttgtaaagtttTTACCTCTCTATAATACTCttgaatacgagtaaaaaattatgtaggtaataattttgtcaTCGCGCGGTTACATGTGGATTTAGCACGGTCTTCGTTTTTATAGACTATCTATCTTGGTTTGCGTCTTGCGTGCTATTTAATTTATTAGGAGTAGGTGAATCAGGGGGCTGGGTTGAGAGTAAAGGACATTTTGGCCAGTTCATCGGAGTGCTACGACCAGACTGGAGGTTTTTGAATGCTCGGGAAGGAAATATATCGAAACCGGGATAATAAACGGAGTTCTCGTCGTACGATTCGTAGCAGTCGGTTTGACTAATATCAGCATCTTGACTGGTGTGTTTGCTTTTGTCAGTAGAACAATTGTAAGGACTGCATGCTCGACTGGTATCCGAGCAACTTTCGTATAAACTTTTAATAGCCGCTTCTCGCAGTTTCTCGGCTGGAAGTTTATAGTAACCGAGACCTTTACTGTTCACCAAACTTTGCACCAATTCGTTGACCAGTTTTTCATTTATGACAGGTGACAGGGGTGAATTAATGCCCGAAGATGACGATACGCTTTCTGTCAACCATGAATTTGCTGTTAAAGGCAACGTAAGCGATTCTTTACGAACGGTTAGTTCTGATTTACCAGTTCGtttatcttcttcttcttgtaaAATGCGTAAAAGTCTGGAATGTGTATTGGCTCTTTGGTATTTTGTTAATTTACGTAGCTCACTTCCCAGTGTTTCAGTTTCTGGTGTACATTTTCCTGCTTCAGATAGACCAGAGTCCTCATCGTTATGCTCATTAATGGGGTCTTGTTCAAGTGGAAGGGTATCTGGGATAGGATCTGCAGGTGGTTCAGGAGGCAGAACAGTTGGTATGTTTGAAGAAAACTCATAAACGTTGTAAGAGTCATTTTCATCACTGCTTGATGTACTGGAAGAGTTCTCAAATGGTTCATCAAGATCATCTGCAGAGCTACCAGAGGTGCTGCTGCTTTCTGAGTCCATTGTTGTGTAAGGGCAGTAGTTTTTGATATCCTGACCTAGTTCCCAGGTGTCTTGACTCGTTGGTTTTGCAGAAGTGTCATCAGATTGATGGTGGGATGATGATTCTGGATGTTTTCCTACACCAGGTGTCTTTGGTCTGGATGTTGGGGCTGTAACTTCTTTGGAATTGGATACTTCCTTATTTGTAATTGGATCAGGATGAGCCATTGATGAAGATTTCAAATATCCATCTTCATTGGTGTTTGGATCATCCCAGTCAGGAGATTCTGAATGTCTTCCAAAACCAGGAGTCTTTGGTCTGAAAGCTGGATCTGTAACTTTGTTGGAATTGGATACTTCCTGATGTCTAATTGGATCAGGATCTGCTATTGATGAAGATTTTAAACATCCATCTTCATCGATGTTGGTGCCATCCCAATCAGGAGATTCCAAATGTCTTCCAAAACCAGGAGTCTTTGGTCTTGACGTAAAACATCCATCTTCTGCAGTGGCCAACTCATCACAGGTATCACATTCCATGTCATCTTCTGAGTCAGATTCTGATGGAACAGAATTAAAATGCATATCTTGAATAGTGGTTAATTTATCACAGATAGGAGGAGATCCTGAGGTCTTTGGTTTTGGTCTACTGTATCCATCTTCATCAGTAATTCCCTCATACCAAGGAGGTGACTCTGATCTTCCAAAACCAGGAGTTTTTGGTATGTCTACATCTGTTGTAGACTCCAAAAAACCTGCAGTAGTTACTTCTGCCAGTTCTGGATTATTTTGGTTAGTTGTTAATTCATCACAGATAGGAGATCCTTGATATACATCAAAGCCAGGTGTTTTTGGCTTCAAGTGGAACTTATCTTCATCATTGTTTACACAAGATCCTGCATATCCATCAAAATCAAATGTTTCTGGCTTTGATTGACTCTTACCTTCATCATTGAAGGCCCCTTCATCACACATACCAGATTCCCAATGACTTCCCAAACCTGAGTTCATTGACCTTGGCTTGAAGTATCCATCATCATCTGTAGCAGTATCTTCACAGGCAGAAAATGAAGGACGTGTTTCTGCAGCAGGAGTTACCGGTCttgatttaaaatacatatcttCATCTGTAGTTATCTCTTTCCAGAAGTCAACTGATGATGATTCGGAATGTTCTGTATCACTTGAACTTGAGGATTCTACATCACAAGATTCTAAATGCTTTGTATCTGCTTCCATCGAGTTAATAGGAAATTCTGGATGTTCTGAAGACTCTAATTCTGCAATTGGAGGTTTGCTAATGGGAGTTGGATCATCTTTAGTAGTCTCACTATGATCTTTGATGGTGACTTCTTCATAATACTCGACTGATTTAGACTTTCTTCTCAGTGGTATGCAAACTGTGAGGGACACTTCGTGATCAGAATCATCCTTGATGACTTCATCAATGATAAGTTCTTCTTTGACTGGCTCATTTGATATCAAACGATGTACCATTGATTCGTTTTCTGAGTATTCATCGTGATGAAAATCAGAAACGTTCAAGTCCTCATAATCAGACTTGGGGTTGGGATACTCATTGCATGAGTCATCCGAGCACATTTGACAAGGTAAATGTTCCAAGAGTAGATTAAACAAGTACATATAGTCTGACCAAAAAGGACCAATTTCGTCGACATTTTTAGGAGGATCGGGCCAAGGATTAGGATAAAGGAAGCGCGCGTCttcatcgatattatcgatacGTTT
This region of Planococcus citri chromosome 5, ihPlaCitr1.1, whole genome shotgun sequence genomic DNA includes:
- the LOC135846364 gene encoding uncharacterized protein LOC135846364 isoform X7, with the protein product MSQTTENSPTAQASCESTPAAVPNCNNVAAPPAPPAPAPPPPPPPTMNGTIPTIRLKSEISDRCEPPAKIQNAMMKDKKPFTYTPGGIDLSEIKSPRMQRRIVKNAQTPDDIILPTPPPTVHPSTLPPSAIAAMTPQIAIPVFPQNGLPKKPSQNLQSHHNQSPQKQPIAPSPPPPPQPQPQVQKQTMTPPPPPQRRSVSPTPMQQHQPTRTIVVTNSSPSSPPHQQQQQQQQQHNQQPVRTIVINNSQPSPTPQNPASRTIIVNSPSSPTPQQQQQQQQQQSQPTRTIVITNSQQDKPKDQPRAQVGSIYIPPVTTEPAQNTSSKPSFPVLREAPTPWLQKNQQSQEGPAPAWVNRNRNNAENEQKEVIYERKPRVQQVQTEKEFSDSDKPVSGTRVIPIQIEGSNQTFNQPNPKPNSQRWGTPVNNQNAPSNQNNVNRGNVIVNSNKSFNEPDSKPIQSRSFKVIQRITGSEDDTVDYNSDVPYNTENVPLSQLRRLHLCDDDQAFMNKVKSQANGLKGGSVSIIEIKNDDFDVDEDVFLHSETDPRYRGSAIPSKAFRKLQNMTDSGQVIPITIEVQSQERARPTPTPVKDTNEEPQKKYIPPSERQAEQDLRKYMGSSIPSRSFRMLQAMTSTQQNTQHTKRIDNIDEDARFLYPNPWPDPPKNVDEIGPFWSDYMYLFNLLLEHLPCQMCSDDSCNEYPNPKSDYEDLNVSDFHHDEYSENESMVHRLISNEPVKEELIIDEVIKDDSDHEVSLTVCIPLRRKSKSVEYYEEVTIKDHSETTKDDPTPISKPPIAELESSEHPEFPINSMEADTKHLESCDVESSSSSDTEHSESSSVDFWKEITTDEDMYFKSRPVTPAAETRPSFSACEDTATDDDGYFKPRSMNSGLGSHWESGMCDEGAFNDEGKSQSKPETFDFDGYAGSCVNNDEDKFHLKPKTPGFDVYQGSPICDELTTNQNNPELAEVTTAGFLESTTDVDIPKTPGFGRSESPPWYEGITDEDGYSRPKPKTSGSPPICDKLTTIQDMHFNSVPSESDSEDDMECDTCDELATAEDGCFTSRPKTPGFGRHLESPDWDGTNIDEDGCLKSSSIADPDPIRHQEVSNSNKVTDPAFRPKTPGFGRHSESPDWDDPNTNEDGYLKSSSMAHPDPITNKEVSNSKEVTAPTSRPKTPGVGKHPESSSHHQSDDTSAKPTSQDTWELGQDIKNYCPYTTMDSESSSTSGSSADDLDEPFENSSSTSSSDENDSYNVYEFSSNIPTVLPPEPPADPIPDTLPLEQDPINEHNDEDSGLSEAGKCTPETETLGSELRKLTKYQRANTHSRLLRILQEEEDKRTGKSELTVRKESLTLPLTANSWLTESVSSSSGINSPLSPVINEKLVNELVQSLVNSKGLGYYKLPAEKLREAAIKSLYESCSDTSRACSPYNCSTDKSKHTSQDADISQTDCYESYDENSVYYPGFDIFPSRAFKNLQSGRSTPMNWPKCPLLSTQPPDSPTPNKLNSTQDANQDR
- the LOC135846364 gene encoding uncharacterized protein LOC135846364 isoform X6, whose translation is MSTPDVAPWRRQMSQTTENSPTAQASCESTPAAVPNCNNVAAPPAPPAPAPPPPPPPTMNGTIPTIRLKSEISDRCEPPAKIQNAMMKDKKPFTYTPGGIDLSEIKSPRMQRRIVKNAQTPDDIILPTPPPTVHPSTLPPSAIAAMTPQIAIPVFPQNGLPKKPSQNLQSHHNQSPQKQPIAPSPPPPPQPQPQVQKQTMTPPPPPQRRSVSPTPMQQHQPTRTIVVTNSSPSSPPHQQQQQQQQQHNQQPVRTIVINNSQPSPTPQNPASRTIIVNSPSSPTPQQQQQQQQQQSQPTRTIVITNSQQDKPKDQPRAQVGSIYIPPVTTEPAQNTSSKPSFPVLREAPTPWLQKNQQSQEGPAPAWVNRNRNNAENEQKEVIYERKPRVQQVQTEKEFSDSDKPVSGTRVIPIQIEGSNQTFNQPNPKPNSQRWGTPVNNQNAPSNQNNVNRGNVIVNSNKSFNEPDSKPIQSRSFKVIQRITGSEDDTVDYNSDVPYNTENVPLSQLRRLHLCDDDQAFMNKVKSQANGLKGGSVSIIEIKNDDFDVDEDVFLHSETDPRYRGSAIPSKAFRKLQNMTDSGQVIPITIEVQSQERARPTPTPVKDTNEEPQKKYIPPSERQAEQDLRKYMGSSIPSRSFRMLQAMTSTQQNTQHTKRIDNIDEDARFLYPNPWPDPPKNVDEIGPFWSDYMYLFNLLLEHLPCQMCSDDSCNEYPNPKSDYEDLNVSDFHHDEYSENESMVHRLISNEPVKEELIIDEVIKDDSDHEVSLTVCIPLRRKSKSVEYYEEVTIKDHSETTKDDPTPISKPPIAELESSEHPEFPINSMEADTKHLESCDVESSSSSDTEHSESSSVDFWKEITTDEDMYFKSRPVTPAAETRPSFSACEDTATDDDGYFKPRSMNSGLGSHWESGMCDEGAFNDEGKSQSKPETFDFDGYAGSCVNNDEDKFHLKPKTPGFDVYQGSPICDELTTNQNNPELAEVTTAGFLESTTDVDIPKTPGFGRSESPPWYEGITDEDGYSRPKPKTSGSPPICDKLTTIQDMHFNSVPSESDSEDDMECDTCDELATAEDGCFTSRPKTPGFGRHLESPDWDGTNIDEDGCLKSSSIADPDPIRHQEVSNSNKVTDPAFRPKTPGFGRHSESPDWDDPNTNEDGYLKSSSMAHPDPITNKEVSNSKEVTAPTSRPKTPGVGKHPESSSHHQSDDTSAKPTSQDTWELGQDIKNYCPYTTMDSESSSTSGSSADDLDEPFENSSSTSSSDENDSYNVYEFSSNIPTVLPPEPPADPIPDTLPLEQDPINEHNDEDSGLSEAGKCTPETETLGSELRKLTKYQRANTHSRLLRILQEEEDKRTGKSELTVRKESLTLPLTANSWLTESVSSSSGINSPLSPVINEKLVNELVQSLVNSKGLGYYKLPAEKLREAAIKSLYESCSDTSRACSPYNCSTDKSKHTSQDADISQTDCYESYDENSVYYPGFDIFPSRAFKNLQSGRSTPMNWPKCPLLSTQPPDSPTPNKLNSTQDANQDR
- the LOC135846364 gene encoding uncharacterized protein LOC135846364 isoform X5, with product MAPYKNAYINAEDDVSQKRMYNLHRDIFERYNDDPNSVFLRRYVTKNGISEDNCSTRQMSQTTENSPTAQASCESTPAAVPNCNNVAAPPAPPAPAPPPPPPPTMNGTIPTIRLKSEISDRCEPPAKIQNAMMKDKKPFTYTPGGIDLSEIKSPRMQRRIVKNAQTPDDIILPTPPPTVHPSTLPPSAIAAMTPQIAIPVFPQNGLPKKPSQNLQSHHNQSPQKQPIAPSPPPPPQPQPQVQKQTMTPPPPPQRRSVSPTPMQQHQPTRTIVVTNSSPSSPPHQQQQQQQQQHNQQPVRTIVINNSQPSPTPQNPASRTIIVNSPSSPTPQQQQQQQQQQSQPTRTIVITNSQQDKPKDQPRAQVGSIYIPPVTTEPAQNTSSKPSFPVLREAPTPWLQKNQQSQEGPAPAWVNRNRNNAENEQKEVIYERKPRVQQVQTEKEFSDSDKPVSGTRVIPIQIEGSNQTFNQPNPKPNSQRWGTPVNNQNAPSNQNNVNRGNVIVNSNKSFNEPDSKPIQSRSFKVIQRITGSEDDTVDYNSDVPYNTENVPLSQLRRLHLCDDDQAFMNKVKSQANGLKGGSVSIIEIKNDDFDVDEDVFLHSETDPRYRGSAIPSKAFRKLQNMTDSGQVIPITIEVQSQERARPTPTPVKDTNEEPQKKYIPPSERQAEQDLRKYMGSSIPSRSFRMLQAMTSTQQNTQHTKRIDNIDEDARFLYPNPWPDPPKNVDEIGPFWSDYMYLFNLLLEHLPCQMCSDDSCNEYPNPKSDYEDLNVSDFHHDEYSENESMVHRLISNEPVKEELIIDEVIKDDSDHEVSLTVCIPLRRKSKSVEYYEEVTIKDHSETTKDDPTPISKPPIAELESSEHPEFPINSMEADTKHLESCDVESSSSSDTEHSESSSVDFWKEITTDEDMYFKSRPVTPAAETRPSFSACEDTATDDDGYFKPRSMNSGLGSHWESGMCDEGAFNDEGKSQSKPETFDFDGYAGSCVNNDEDKFHLKPKTPGFDVYQGSPICDELTTNQNNPELAEVTTAGFLESTTDVDIPKTPGFGRSESPPWYEGITDEDGYSRPKPKTSGSPPICDKLTTIQDMHFNSVPSESDSEDDMECDTCDELATAEDGCFTSRPKTPGFGRHLESPDWDGTNIDEDGCLKSSSIADPDPIRHQEVSNSNKVTDPAFRPKTPGFGRHSESPDWDDPNTNEDGYLKSSSMAHPDPITNKEVSNSKEVTAPTSRPKTPGVGKHPESSSHHQSDDTSAKPTSQDTWELGQDIKNYCPYTTMDSESSSTSGSSADDLDEPFENSSSTSSSDENDSYNVYEFSSNIPTVLPPEPPADPIPDTLPLEQDPINEHNDEDSGLSEAGKCTPETETLGSELRKLTKYQRANTHSRLLRILQEEEDKRTGKSELTVRKESLTLPLTANSWLTESVSSSSGINSPLSPVINEKLVNELVQSLVNSKGLGYYKLPAEKLREAAIKSLYESCSDTSRACSPYNCSTDKSKHTSQDADISQTDCYESYDENSVYYPGFDIFPSRAFKNLQSGRSTPMNWPKCPLLSTQPPDSPTPNKLNSTQDANQDR